Below is a genomic region from Terriglobia bacterium.
CTCGATGCCGACGAGCCTTTGGAAGCAGCGGCGGCGGACGAGATTCGCACATTGCTGGAGCGCGATCCCCAGGTCAACGCCTACTGGATTTCGCGCAAGAATTTCTTTCTCGGTCGGTGGATTCAGCGCGGCGGCTTCTATCCCGACCGCAAGCTGCGCCTGATCCGCCGTGGCGCCGGACAGTGGGTGGAACACGGAGCTCATCCCACGATCCGGGTCACCGGCCCTACCGCCAACCTGCGCCACGCGATGCTGCACTACGCCTATCCCACGTTGCGCGGCTACATCGCGCACATGAACAACTACTCCTCGATGCAGGCCGAGCACATCAACGCGGAGCGCCCGCACGGCTTCGACGTAGTGAACATCATCGTCAATCCGCTGGCCACGTTCGTTTACAACTATGTTGTGCGGTGCGGGTTTCTCGACGGGCGCGAGGGCCTGTTGCTACACCTGTATCATTCAGCCTACGTAAGCTGGAAATACGCCAAGGCCTGGGAACTCTCACGTCGCAAAGGCGTTTAGCGGCATTTTCGGAGCTGGCGATTCAAGTGCGCCAAAGGACTCGCGCGGGCTTCGGCGGTGGCGCCGGCGGCGTCGGATCGGTCTTGGGTGCGGGCGCGGC
It encodes:
- a CDS encoding glycosyltransferase family 2 protein; translation: MDWPLWLNSPVTLSVVIITQNEEENLPRTLQSVAGLLRDLGGEIIIVDSGSTDRTLEIAAAAGARIYREPWKGFAGQKNSALDKATSDWVLSLDADEPLEAAAADEIRTLLERDPQVNAYWISRKNFFLGRWIQRGGFYPDRKLRLIRRGAGQWVEHGAHPTIRVTGPTANLRHAMLHYAYPTLRGYIAHMNNYSSMQAEHINAERPHGFDVVNIIVNPLATFVYNYVVRCGFLDGREGLLLHLYHSAYVSWKYAKAWELSRRKGV